In Triticum aestivum cultivar Chinese Spring chromosome 5B, IWGSC CS RefSeq v2.1, whole genome shotgun sequence, the following proteins share a genomic window:
- the LOC123112840 gene encoding ER lumen protein-retaining receptor erd-2.2, whose amino-acid sequence MRASKRPLGVVMAWVRRQPPKVKAFLAVVTGMAALVFIRFIVHDHDNLFVAAEAVHALGIAVLIYKLTKERTCAGLSLKTQDLTALFLAVRLYCSFVMEYDIHTVLDTATLVATLFVIYMIRFKLRSTYMLDKDNFALYYVVIPCAVLALLVHPSTSHNIANRFSWAFCVYLEAVSVLPQLRLMQNTKIVEPFTSHYVFALGVARFLSCAHWVLQVLDTRGRLLTALGYGLWPSMVLLSEIVQTFILADFCYYYVKSLVGGQLVLRLPSGVV is encoded by the exons ATGAGGGCGTCGAAGCGGCCGCTCGGCGTGGTGATGGCGTGGGTGCGGCGGCAGCCGCCCAAGGTCAAGGCCTTCCTCGCCGTGGTCACCGGCATGGCCGCGCTTGTCTTCATCCGCTTCATCGTCCACGACCACGACAACCTCTTCGTCGCCGCCGAGGCCGTGCACGCGCTCGGCATCGCCGTGCTCATCTACAAGCTCACCAAGGAGAGGACCTGCGCCG GACTATCCCTTAAGACCCAGGATTTAACTGCATTGTTTCTAGCTGTTAGACTATACTGCAGCTTTGTCATGGAATATGACATCCATACAGTGTTAGATACTGCTACACTTGTGGCTACACTTTTTGTTATCTACATGATTCGGTTCAAACTTAGGTCAACTTATATGCTGGACAAGGACAACTTTGCATTGTATTATGTG GTGATACCTTGTGCTGTGTTGGCGCTGCTTGTTCATCCTTCAACGTCTCATAACATCGCAAACCGATTTAGCTGGGCGTTCTGTGTTTACCTGGAAGCCGTCTCAGTGCTGCCACAACTGCGTTTGATGCAAAATACCAAG ATTGTGGAACCGTTCACATCTCACTATGTGTTTGCGCTGGGGGTTGCGAGGTTTCTTAGCTGCgcccactgggttctccag GTATTGGACACTCGTGGGCGCCTGTTGACTGCGCTGGGCTACGGGTTGTGGCCGTCGATGGTTCTCCTGTCAGAAATCGTGCAGACCTTCATCCTCGCAGACTTCTGCTACTACTATGTCAAGAG TCTGGTCGGCGGGCAGCTGGTGCTACGGCTACCCTCTGGGGTGGTGTAG
- the LOC543374 gene encoding transcription initiation factor IIB, which yields MGDSYCQDCKKHTEVAFDHSAGDTVCTECGLVLEAHSVDETSEWRTFANESNDNDPVRVGGPSNPLLTDGGLSTVIAKPNGAHGDFLSSSLGRWQNRGSNPDRSLILAFRTIANMADRLGLVATIKDRANEIYKKVEDLKSIRGRNQDAILAACLYIACRQEDRPRTVKEICSVANGATKKEIGRAKEFIVKQLEVEMGQSMEMGTIHAGDFLRRFCSTLGMNNTAVKAAQEAVQRSEELDIRRSPISIAAAVIYMITQLSEDKKPLKDISLATGVAEGTIRNSYKDLYPYAARLIPNSYAKEEDLKNLCTP from the exons ATGGGCGACTCGTACTGCCAGGACTGCAAGAAGCACACGGAGGTGGCCTTCGACCACTCGGCGGGGGACACGGTCTGCACCGAGTGCGGCCTCGTCCTCGAGGCGCACTCCGTCGACGAGACCTCCGAGTGGCGCACCTTCGCCAACGAGTCCAACGACAACGACCCCGTCCGCGTCGGCGGGCCCTCCAACCCGCTCCTCACCGACGGCGGCCTCTCCACCGTCATCGCCAAGCCCAACGGCGCCCACGGCgacttcctctcctcctccctcggccGCTGGCAGAACCGCGGCTCCAACCCCGACCGCTCCCTCATCCTCGCCTTCCGCACCATCGCAAACATGGCTGACAg GTTGGGTCTTGTGGCTACTATTAAG GACCGAGCCAATGAAATCTATAAGAAGGTGGAAGATCTCAAGTCTATCAGGGGAAGAAATCAAGATGCTATATTAGCTGCTTGTCTGTATATTGCTTGTAGACAAGAAGATCGTCCTAGGACTGTAAAAG AAATTTGCTCAGTTGCCAATGGAGCAACAAAGAAAGAGATTGGTCGAGCAAAAGAGTTCATAGTGAAACAACTGGAAGTTGAGATGGGCCAATCTATGGAGATGGGAACCATCCATGCTGGAGATTTCCTG AGGCGTTTCTGTTCAACTCTTGGGATGAACAATACTGCTGTTAAAGCAGCTCAGGAGGCAGTTCAGCGCTCAGAGGAGCTTGATATAAG GAGGAGTCCTATTTCAATTGCGGCTGCTGTCATTTATATGATAACCCAGCTTTCAGAGGACAAAAAGCCGCTTAAAG ATATTTCCTTGGCCACTGGAGTGGCAGAAGGCACCATCAGGAATTCATACAAGGACCTGTACCCGTACGCGGCGAGGCTCATCCCGAACTCGTACGCCAAGGAGGAAGACCTGAAGAACCTGTGCACACCATAG